From the uncultured Methanomethylovorans sp. genome, the window TATTGATAGACAGGATTCTGATGAGATTAGGCAAAAGATACTGAGTATTTCCTATACTGAATGGAAGAACCTGGGATTCTCTAAGGGTACGTTGCATTATATGAAACAGAATGCTAAGGGTGATAAGCCATTTACTTTGAATTCACATGTTAGGGAAAGGTTGGAGATGTGGGGAGCACAAGGATTAAACAATAATACAATTTTGTTTTGCTTGCTCTCTATTTAAGGTTTCATACTTTTACCTTGAATCTACCACTGATACTTCAGTGGAAAAGGATTCCATTTCTTGTCAGACTGGGAAAATACGGTTGATAAATCGCACAAGTGGAGACGAGTAGTAGAGCAAAAAATTAAATTGAAAATGATTTGTATTCGGATGTGACCTGCTTGTTATGAGCAAGTCACCCCATATACGATATTAGATACTATTCTTCTTTGATTTCTTTTTGAGTTTCTGGATCATTTAATTGTTCATCAGTAACAGATCATTTATTTGTGTTCTTCTGTAAAATGAAGAACGTATAACCATATTCATCTGGGTATTCTCTGAAGATCTTTATCTCTTTTCTATTAAAACTAAGT encodes:
- a CDS encoding CRISPR-associated protein Cas1 translates to MNKKVPYQKNSVTWNYVLLLKTRELVQYLVEKRKAIDFSKPEFTIDRQDSDEIRQKILSISYTEWKNLGFSKGTLHYMKQNAKGDKPFTLNSHVRERLEMWGAQGLNNNTILFCLLSI